The genomic stretch CAACACCATGAAGGCCTTATTCAGCAGCCATCCGCCGCTTGAAAAACGGATTGCCGCTCTCCAAGAAAAATAACCATATACTCATCGAAACCGCAACGTAACCCAAAAAAGGAGAAAAGCCATGCCCACCCCAAAGCGCCCCTTATCCCGAATCGTCCCCCTGCTCTTTATCGCCCTCCTCCTCACCTCCTGCTCTACAGCCTATTATTCGGCTATGGAGAAAGTCGGTGTCCATAAACGAGACATTATGGTTGATCGGGTTGAAGGGGCCAGAGATGCCCAGGAAGAAGCCCAGGAGGAATTCAAGTCTGCGCTGGAGCAATTCGCCTCAGTGGTGAGCCTGAAAGAGACTGATCTGAAAACAGCCTATGACAAACTGAACGCGGAATATCTTGATTGCGAGCAGGCCAGCGAAAAAGTCTCTGACCGGATTGATAAGGTGGAAAAGGTCTCTGAGGATCTGTTCGAGGAATGGGAAGATGAGCTGGAATTATACGAAAATCAAACATATCGCGCGACCAGCAAACGACAGCTACGGGAAACCAAATCCCGTTACCGGGATATGCTGGCCTCCATGCGGGCAGCGGAACGGAGCATGGCCCCTGTCCTAAAAACCTTTGGGGATAATGTCCTCTTTCTCAAGCATAACCTCAACGCCCAGGCCATCGGCTCCTTGCAAGCGGAGTTTGACGGGCTTGAAAAGGATATTGAAGTGCTGATCAAGAGGATGAATGAGGCAATTAAGGAATCCAACGCCTTTATTGCTCAGATGGAACAGAGCTGAGGACGTAGGGACACGGCGTGCCGTGCCCCTACCGAATTTCAGGTACCCTGCTTCATAACCTCTAAAGCACCCTTGATAATCCCAGCAACATCAATCCCGGCGTTCTTCCACAAGATCTGCTGCGGGGCCTGATCAATAAATTTATTGCCGTAGCCCAAAGTACGGAGAGGAACGAGCAGATGCATCTCGTGCAGCATCTGCAGGACCGCGCTGCCGAAGCCCCCCTTCTTCACATTATCTTCCACCGTCAACACCCTGCCACAGGTGCTGGCCCAGTCGCCAATCAATTCGTTATCCAGGGGTTTGATAAAGCGCGGGTTGATCACAGCGGCATCAATGCCGAGCCGAGCCAAGCCTTCAGCGGCTTCCAGAGCAGGATAAACCCGATTGCCCACAGGAAGCAGGAGCAGATCCTTACCCTCACGCAACAACTCGCCCCGCCCAATGGGTAACGCCCGCAATTCTTGATCAAGGGGCACATCCGCCCCGCTACCCCGTGGATACCTGATCGCGCAGGGGCCGTCGTTGTTCACAGAGGTATAGAGCATATGCTGCAACTCGTTTTCATCCTTGGGTGCCATAACCGTCAGGTTGGGGACGAAGCGGAGAAAGGAGAGATCAAAAACACCGTGATGGGTGGGGCCGTCATCGCCCACCACCCCGGCCCGGTCCAAGGCAAAGGTGACCGGTAGGTCAGGCAGACAGACATCGTGGATAAGCTGATCCAAGGCCCGCTGCATAAAACTGGAATAAACCGTCAGCACCGGACGCAGGCCGTCCATAGCAAGGCCAGCAGCAAAGGTCACTGCATGCTGCTCAGCAATGCCCACATCAAAGAATCGATCCGGGAATCGCTGACTGAACGCAGTTAATCCAGTCCCGGCAGGCATGGCTGCGGTGATAGCGCAGACTCGCTTATCGGTCTCTGCCAGCGAGCAGATAGTCTTGCCAAAGACCTCGGTGTAAGAAATCGATCCGGAGGAAGGTAAAGGCTTGCCGGTGGCGATAGTGAAAGGCCCCAGCCCGTGATACTCACCCGGATTCTCTTCTGCTGGTGCATACCCCTTGCCCTTGGTGGTCAGGACATGAATAAGCACCGGGCCGTGGGTATTATCTCGGACATTCCTCAAGGTTGCAATGAGGTCTTCCAGTTCATGACCGGGGATAGGACCGATATATTTAAATTTCAGGGCCTCAAAAAGCATGCCCGGTGTGAAAAAGGCCTTCAGGCTTTCCTCGGATTTCCGGAGCACGCTCAGGATATTCTCCCCCACCGAGGACATGGACTTCAACCCCTCTTCCACGTGGTCTTTGAGGCTCCGCATGGTTTTGGAATTGAGTTTTCTGCTGAGAAAACTGGACATGGCCCCGACATTGGGGGAAATAGACATTTCATTATCATTGAGGATAACGATCAGGTCCTTATGCAGATCCCCGGCATGATTCAGGGCCTCAAAGGCCATCCCTGCGGTCATGGAGCCGTCGCCGATAATGGCGATAACCTTACTGTCGTCCTGTTGCAGCTCTTTTGCAGCCGCAAGCCCGAGGCTGTAGGATATGGAGGTGGAACTATGACCAGATTCCACCACATCATATTCGCTTTCAGAGCGTTTGGGGAAACCGCTTATGCCCTGATACTGGCGTAGGGTGTGGAATTTATCCCGACGCCCGGTAATCAATTTATGGGCATAGCATTGATGGCCCACATCCCAGACCAATTTATCTTTGGGCGTATCAAAGACATAATGCAGGGCCAGGGTCAGTTCAACAACCCCGAGACAGGGAGCCAGATGGCCTCCGTTTTCCGCAACCGTGGTGATGATCTTCTCGCGTATTTCCTGAGCGAGCTGCTCCAGTTCTCTGAGATTAAAACCACGCAGATCATCCGGGCTTTCTATACTGTCCAGCAGGTTGTCACCCTGTACAGGGCTGTGTGTAGGGCTGTTTGTCAGGGCCATGATTATGTCCTTTGCCTCTGCCGACCGGCTGTCCGGACAGCTATTGCGTATTCCTGCGTATTCCGCCATGTACTTCCTGTGGTTTATCCAACGGGTATAAAAGAGCAAATTAATACTGGCCGAAGCCACTCTATACTGCGCTATATTCTCTGATCACTGCCTGATACTTCCGTTGTCTCTTCCGAAAAAGGAACCGTTGTCAATGTATCGTTTTTTTTCAGCAATAAATCAACCTGACTGCGGGCCTCTTCCAGTTTTTCATTACAGAATTTGACCAACTGCACCCCTTCGTCAAATTTCTTCAGACTATTGTCCAACCCCAAGTCGCCCTGCTCCAATTCCGCAGTAATCCGGTCCAACTTTGTCAGGGCATTTTCAAACGTTCTTTTGGCCATACACCGTTCCGGTTTAAAATCACGGTTGCACCATCTTCCATCAGGAGTACAATGGCAGCTCATTTTCTTCAAAGAAATTTTTTATTGTAAACCGTATGAAAAAGGCTTTCAACTCCTGATTTATGAATACGTCCCATCTCCCTGCTTTTGTTGATTGGTTAAAAATCGAGCGTGGTTATTCACCGCACACCGTTGAATGCTACTCGCGAGATGTCAGCGAATTCTTTCAAAGTATCGACAAGAAAATCAATGAGGAAGAGATCAATCGTGATCATATAGGCCGCTATATCTCCTCGCTCTACCTGGTCAACTCCGGCTCTTCCGTGGCGCGAAAGATGTCAGCCCTGCGCACCTTCTTCAGGTACTGTATCAGACAGGGACATATCACTATTGATCCGCTGGCCGGGATAGCCGGACCAAAACGGTCTCGCCATATTCCGACCTATCTCACCGTGGATGAAGTTTTCAGCCTCATGGAAGAGCCCAAGAAAAAAGACCGTTTTTTTTTACGGGACAGAGCAATTATGGAGCTAATCTACTCCACTGGGATGCGGGTATCTGAAGCAGTGGCAACAGACCTTGCTCATACTGATCTTTCCGCAGAACTGATCAAGATTAAAGGAAAGGGAAAAAAAGAGCGTCTTGTTCCTTTTGGCAGCACTGCCGGAGATGCCCTCAAACTGTGGCTGCCCGAGCGCAGCCGCATGATCGTTGACCGAATCACGCGCGGCGATGAGCCGGAACGGGAGGCCTTATTCCTCAATAACCGAGGGACGCGGCTCACTGTTCGTAGTGTGGAGAGGATGGTTGCTAACTACGGCCTGCGAGCCGGTATCGCTGTCCGGGTGACCCCCCATGCCCTGCGCCATTCTTTTGCCACCCATCTCCTAGAAATGGGGATGGATCTCCGAATGGTTCAGGAACTCTTAGGGCATGCGAGCCTATCCACCACCCAGCAATACACCCACCTCAATCTCCAGCACCTGACCAAGGTGTATGATGACGCCCATCCTCAGGCAAAAAAAAACGAAGATCACAAAGAATAAGCTTTTTTACAAAGACAGATACTATTTCCCCTTGACATCCACCCTTCTTCTCTTTATATTTGTCCAGCCTTCCAACCCACTGGGGGATGGTCTAATGGCAAGACAGCGGACTCTGACTCCGCTTATCGGGGTTCGAATCCCTGTCCCCCAGCCATCTTCGCTCTACCTTCCAACGTTTTTTCTTCAACAAACGCCGCTCTTACCGAACCGAACCGATAGATTTCAAACATTACCTGCTCTTCAACCTCTCTGTTTTACTTCATTCGTTGTATCGCTCTTATCGTTTTACACGACGACAGAGAACAAGCCTAACTGTTCCATTTCACGTCATATTCATCGTATTTAATTCTAGAACGACCTGTAACGTTACAACGATTTACAGCAAAAAACAAAAACTTGGGATATTATCAACGGAGAAACTGCAATAGGGATCTTTTCAGGAAGCAACGATCCTGATAAATGACTATAACGCTATCAGGATCGTTGCCGGAGGAAGAAAATAGAAGAGAAGATAACAGCGGGAAATTAATGCTCTGTAAAAGAGGAATACAAAGAACATTTTTTCCAATCAACCGTATAGCTCATACCGTAAATAATCTGCACCACATTACAGCCGCATTGTCCAACATTTGAGCAGCATTCCGGCTCTTCGCACATCTTTTGAGCACCCTGCTTAATCTTCAACTGAACATGCTTATGGGTCAGAGGGCAATCGTACTCTTTCTCAATCATGGATTGTGTCTTTGTACTCATCTTGCCACTCCTTTCAGATATTATTTTCAGAAAGCCGCATTTCCATCTCAACTGTCTCTATCTAACCATACAAACGATCTCCCTAGCAATAAGGCGCTCACCTCATTTTTGCGGGCAAAATGCCCGACCCGCACGGGCGGCCAGAAGAGCTTACGACTCGGAAGTCGTATATCACAGACCTGCCATCATTGGAAAATGGAAGAGAAAAAGGGGACCTGCATGTCTTGGACAAAAATCATCTCATTCCCTGTTGTCAGAAACAGAAACGTCGCAACCAGGAAGGTCACTGAAAATAAAAGCATGAATAAAAACAAAATATACTCACCTGAATGAGCAGCCAACATACTTTTTCCTGCCTCTTTGGGGTATTTCACTTTTTCTCTCAACATAACCGACCTCCTCTATGTAAAATCTACTCGACTTCACCAGCTTCCTCTCCCTATGCTAGGGATAATGCATAAAATATGCCGGAAAAGCAGGGAAGAACACCCCCGCACCCCTAACCGACACCTCACCATAAAAGACCGGTCAATCCTAAAGGCAATTAATATAAAGGACCTGCAACACAGCCACGAGCATCAATCTCGCCGAATACCTCCTCAGATCTTCTTCATCCCCGCACCTAGGCACATTGGATTAACCGCCCATCAAGACACTCAATAATATCAACTGTATCCTCCTTACCCACATCACACACAAAGTGGTACAATTAATTACACGCCACAAACACCTCTTTACCTCTTTCTACCCCAGATTATTGGATTGCTGTTTGACGCATAGCCGATAACAGACTATTATTTATGCAGTGTATGCAGTTAACCGAAAAGCAGAGGTCATTTCCCCCTGAAATCAGTGGGACAAATCGAGCTGAGCAGAGCTGAAGAGAGCTGAAAATCAAATGACCGCTCAGCGCTTCCGCGAACAAAAATCATATTAATCATCACCAGTAACCATCAACCCTAGGATAGGTGTGAATACCTTTACGGAACAAAAAGCTGTGGTCACCGGGGCCACCCGAGGTATCGGGCGGGCAATCACCGAGGACCTGCTGGCAAAAGGCGCAACCGTGATTGGGCTCTATAGCGGTAATGAAAAAACAGCTGAAGAATTTACCGCAACCTGCCCCACCCCTGAACGTCTCCAACTGCATAAAGTCGATGTCAGTGACTATCAGACCGTGGAAGGCTTTTTCCAAAAGGTGGAAGAGGAGTTCGACACCATTGACATCCTGATCAATAACGCTGGGATCCGTCGTGATGCGGCCTTGGCCATGATGCGCCAAGAAGACTGGAATCAGGTCATTGATGTCAATCTGACTGGCGGCTATAACATGACCAAGTTTGCGGTCCAGCTGATGATGAAGCAAAAATATGGCCGAATTATCTTTATCACCTCACCCATGGGCCATCTCGGTTTTGCTGGCCAAGCCAATTATGCCGCCTCCAAGGCGGGCCAGGTCGGGATGATGAAATCCTTATCCAAAGAGGTTGCCAAGCGCAAGATCACGGCCAACTGCGTTTCTCCGGGCTTTATCGGCACAGATTTCCTCGACGGCCTGAGCGATGAGCAGGTCAAGGCCTATAAAAAGATGGTTCCAGCACGGCGTTTCGGCACCCCGGAGGAAGTGGCAGATGCTGTCCTTTTCCTTGCCGGAAAAAACGCCGCCTATATCAATGGCTCGGTTCTGGAAGTAACAGGAGGCCTGTAATGGAAGCGATGATGGAAGCAAGCGAAGGCAACGAGCCAATGGGTCAGCCCTTTATTAAAGAGCGCATCCCGCATCGTGCCCCTTTTCTCTGGCTGGACCGGATACTGGAGCTGGGTACGGAGACCATCCGGGCAGAAAAACTCTTGTCTGCGGATCTTGATGTCTTTCAAGGGCATTATCCTGACTATCCCATCATGCCGGGCGTGCTGCTCTGCGAAGCAGTCTTCCAAGCCGGTGCCCTGCTGATTGGCGAAACATTACGCAGGGAGCAGGAAATAAAAGGAGTTCCAGTCCTGACCCGGATTATCGGGGCCAAATTCAAGCGAGAGGTGGGACCCGGTGACACCATTGAAATCCAGGCGACCCTCAAGGAAAAGCTCGGGCCAGCCTGGTTCATGAAAGGCAGTGTACGGGTTAAGGGTAAAGTTGCTGTACAGGTTGAATTTGCCTGTGCCTTAAAAGGTTGAATTGCCAAAAATGAACTTCCCCGAAGCCTTGGGGAACAAAAGATGAAAAGGTAAACAGGATGGATTTTCTCCGACTTGAAGGCAAAAAAATCGTTATTTTCGGCTTGGCCAACAGAAAATCCGTGGCCTGTGTCATCGGCAAGGTGCTGGTAGAAGCCGGGGCTGAGGTCATCCATGTGGTGCGCAGCGAGGAAAGGGCCAAGGCCTGCCGAAAACTCTTCCCGGACAGCCCGGTCTTTTGCTGCGATGTGGAGGAAGAAGAGCATATCATCCAGGTGCGTGACGAGATTGCCGACCAAGTCGGCGGACCGCTTGCCGGAATCGTGCATTCCATAGCCTTTGCCAACTACTCCGAGGGCATGCAACCCTTTCACGGCACCGTAAAAAAGGACTTTCTTCAGGCCGTGAATATCTCCTGCTTCTCCTTTATCTCCATTGCCAACCATTTTAAAGAACTGCTGGCCCCGGACGCCTCTCTGGTCACGATTTCCATCTCCACCACCCGCATGGCGGCGGAGAACTACGGTTATATGGCACCGGTCAAGGCGGCATTGGATTCCTCCCTCTGCTTTCTAACCAAATCCTTTTCCGCTTTTTCCCAGGTTCGTTTTAATGCCGTCGGCCCCAGCCTGCTCAAGACCTCGGCCTCAGCAGGAATCCCGGGATATATTGATTCCTACCTCTTTGCCGAGCAGGCAATCCCACGCAAAAAAGCTCTAAAAACCATAGAGGCAGCCAATACAGCGGCCTTTCTTCTCTCCGAGCGTTCCTCTGGAATCACCGGCCAGACCATTGTAGT from Candidatus Electrothrix communis encodes the following:
- a CDS encoding DUF2959 domain-containing protein — translated: MPTPKRPLSRIVPLLFIALLLTSCSTAYYSAMEKVGVHKRDIMVDRVEGARDAQEEAQEEFKSALEQFASVVSLKETDLKTAYDKLNAEYLDCEQASEKVSDRIDKVEKVSEDLFEEWEDELELYENQTYRATSKRQLRETKSRYRDMLASMRAAERSMAPVLKTFGDNVLFLKHNLNAQAIGSLQAEFDGLEKDIEVLIKRMNEAIKESNAFIAQMEQS
- the dxs gene encoding 1-deoxy-D-xylulose-5-phosphate synthase: MAEYAGIRNSCPDSRSAEAKDIIMALTNSPTHSPVQGDNLLDSIESPDDLRGFNLRELEQLAQEIREKIITTVAENGGHLAPCLGVVELTLALHYVFDTPKDKLVWDVGHQCYAHKLITGRRDKFHTLRQYQGISGFPKRSESEYDVVESGHSSTSISYSLGLAAAKELQQDDSKVIAIIGDGSMTAGMAFEALNHAGDLHKDLIVILNDNEMSISPNVGAMSSFLSRKLNSKTMRSLKDHVEEGLKSMSSVGENILSVLRKSEESLKAFFTPGMLFEALKFKYIGPIPGHELEDLIATLRNVRDNTHGPVLIHVLTTKGKGYAPAEENPGEYHGLGPFTIATGKPLPSSGSISYTEVFGKTICSLAETDKRVCAITAAMPAGTGLTAFSQRFPDRFFDVGIAEQHAVTFAAGLAMDGLRPVLTVYSSFMQRALDQLIHDVCLPDLPVTFALDRAGVVGDDGPTHHGVFDLSFLRFVPNLTVMAPKDENELQHMLYTSVNNDGPCAIRYPRGSGADVPLDQELRALPIGRGELLREGKDLLLLPVGNRVYPALEAAEGLARLGIDAAVINPRFIKPLDNELIGDWASTCGRVLTVEDNVKKGGFGSAVLQMLHEMHLLVPLRTLGYGNKFIDQAPQQILWKNAGIDVAGIIKGALEVMKQGT
- the xseB gene encoding exodeoxyribonuclease VII small subunit, which codes for MAKRTFENALTKLDRITAELEQGDLGLDNSLKKFDEGVQLVKFCNEKLEEARSQVDLLLKKNDTLTTVPFSEETTEVSGSDQRI
- a CDS encoding tyrosine recombinase XerC, with protein sequence MNTSHLPAFVDWLKIERGYSPHTVECYSRDVSEFFQSIDKKINEEEINRDHIGRYISSLYLVNSGSSVARKMSALRTFFRYCIRQGHITIDPLAGIAGPKRSRHIPTYLTVDEVFSLMEEPKKKDRFFLRDRAIMELIYSTGMRVSEAVATDLAHTDLSAELIKIKGKGKKERLVPFGSTAGDALKLWLPERSRMIVDRITRGDEPEREALFLNNRGTRLTVRSVERMVANYGLRAGIAVRVTPHALRHSFATHLLEMGMDLRMVQELLGHASLSTTQQYTHLNLQHLTKVYDDAHPQAKKNEDHKE
- the fabG gene encoding 3-oxoacyl-ACP reductase FabG; translation: MNTFTEQKAVVTGATRGIGRAITEDLLAKGATVIGLYSGNEKTAEEFTATCPTPERLQLHKVDVSDYQTVEGFFQKVEEEFDTIDILINNAGIRRDAALAMMRQEDWNQVIDVNLTGGYNMTKFAVQLMMKQKYGRIIFITSPMGHLGFAGQANYAASKAGQVGMMKSLSKEVAKRKITANCVSPGFIGTDFLDGLSDEQVKAYKKMVPARRFGTPEEVADAVLFLAGKNAAYINGSVLEVTGGL
- the fabZ gene encoding 3-hydroxyacyl-ACP dehydratase FabZ, with protein sequence MEAMMEASEGNEPMGQPFIKERIPHRAPFLWLDRILELGTETIRAEKLLSADLDVFQGHYPDYPIMPGVLLCEAVFQAGALLIGETLRREQEIKGVPVLTRIIGAKFKREVGPGDTIEIQATLKEKLGPAWFMKGSVRVKGKVAVQVEFACALKG
- a CDS encoding SDR family oxidoreductase, which gives rise to MDFLRLEGKKIVIFGLANRKSVACVIGKVLVEAGAEVIHVVRSEERAKACRKLFPDSPVFCCDVEEEEHIIQVRDEIADQVGGPLAGIVHSIAFANYSEGMQPFHGTVKKDFLQAVNISCFSFISIANHFKELLAPDASLVTISISTTRMAAENYGYMAPVKAALDSSLCFLTKSFSAFSQVRFNAVGPSLLKTSASAGIPGYIDSYLFAEQAIPRKKALKTIEAANTAAFLLSERSSGITGQTIVVDAGMESNYFDNAIVSKAVG